In Desulfovibrio aminophilus, the following proteins share a genomic window:
- the hypF gene encoding carbamoyltransferase HypF, giving the protein MNGVVRRKLTVSGQVQGVGFRPFVFRLAAEHGLTGLTRNTPEGVSVEIQGRLEAVESFALDLRDKLPPLARIVTLSSEDMARLDGEAGFVIAASAPGEGHNVLISPDTATCPDCLREIFDPADRRYLYPFTNCTNCGPRWTITRSIPYDRPFTSMACFPMCPECGHEYHDPADRRFHAQPNACPVCGPKVWLTDRAGVRLAEGPEALPFLARELAAGRIAAIKGLGGFHLSCDACDAAATAELRRRKHRPAKPLAIMVPDLDAARRLVRVSPEEEPWLTGMQRPILLLHRAEGAPLSPDIAPDTDFVGLMLPYTPLHHVLLRHYAEAVGPGRVPALVMTSGNLSSAPICLGNREALRRLADIADVFLLHDRDILVRTDDSVMRLHPDTAKPILIRRARGFTPSPVFLAQDGPTALGVGPELKATLSLTKGAAAFTSQHIGDMENLETLAFHREVLAHLEDVLRVRPEIVVRDQHPDYMTTTLAAEIAAERGLPLAAIQHHYAHIHAVLAENRHGEAALGLALDGTGYGEDRTIWGGECLYVDPSELEHQRLAHFSTFRLPGGEAAVREPWRIAQALLWELGLREPEPWWPWRAAFGPASDFLPQLLERGVNCPITTSCGRLFDGVSALLGLCPAISYEGQAAILLEKVQDLSETEAYPCPMLADDDPAVLDTLTLFRHVLDDLRAGVPVPSIARRFHLGLVQGLADLAAGFAGVLGVPFVGLSGGVMQNLTLAVELPRALWERGLEPLVHTQLPPNDACISLGQAVYGRRLLQLGKI; this is encoded by the coding sequence ATGAACGGCGTCGTGCGCAGAAAACTCACCGTCAGCGGCCAGGTCCAGGGCGTGGGCTTCCGCCCCTTCGTCTTCCGCCTGGCCGCCGAGCACGGGCTCACCGGCCTGACCCGCAACACCCCCGAGGGCGTCTCCGTGGAGATCCAGGGCCGCCTGGAGGCTGTGGAGTCCTTCGCCCTGGACCTGCGGGACAAGCTGCCGCCCCTGGCGCGCATCGTCACCTTGTCCAGCGAGGACATGGCCCGCCTGGACGGCGAGGCGGGCTTCGTCATCGCCGCGAGCGCCCCGGGCGAGGGCCACAACGTGCTCATCAGCCCGGACACGGCCACCTGCCCGGACTGCCTGCGCGAGATATTCGACCCCGCCGACCGCCGCTACCTCTACCCCTTCACCAACTGCACCAACTGCGGCCCGCGCTGGACCATCACCCGCTCCATCCCCTACGACCGCCCGTTCACCTCCATGGCCTGCTTTCCCATGTGCCCGGAGTGCGGACACGAGTACCACGATCCGGCCGACCGCCGCTTCCACGCCCAGCCCAACGCCTGCCCGGTCTGCGGCCCCAAGGTATGGCTCACGGACCGCGCGGGCGTCCGCCTGGCCGAGGGCCCCGAGGCCCTGCCCTTCCTGGCCCGCGAGCTGGCCGCCGGACGCATCGCGGCCATCAAGGGCCTGGGCGGCTTCCACCTCTCCTGCGACGCCTGCGACGCGGCCGCCACGGCCGAGCTGCGCCGCCGCAAGCACCGCCCGGCCAAGCCCCTGGCGATCATGGTCCCGGACCTGGACGCAGCCCGCCGCCTGGTCCGCGTCTCGCCGGAAGAAGAGCCCTGGCTCACCGGGATGCAGCGGCCCATCCTGCTCCTGCACCGCGCCGAGGGCGCGCCGCTCTCCCCGGACATCGCGCCGGACACGGATTTCGTGGGCCTCATGCTGCCCTACACGCCGCTGCACCACGTCCTGCTGCGCCACTACGCCGAGGCCGTCGGCCCCGGCCGCGTCCCGGCCCTGGTCATGACCTCCGGCAACCTCTCCTCCGCGCCCATCTGCCTGGGCAACCGCGAGGCCCTGCGCCGCCTGGCGGACATCGCCGACGTCTTCCTCCTGCACGACCGGGACATCCTCGTGCGCACCGACGACTCGGTCATGCGCCTGCACCCGGACACGGCCAAGCCGATCCTCATCCGCCGGGCGCGGGGCTTCACGCCCTCGCCGGTGTTCCTGGCCCAGGACGGCCCCACGGCCCTGGGCGTCGGCCCGGAGCTCAAGGCCACCCTGAGCCTGACCAAGGGCGCGGCCGCCTTCACGAGCCAGCACATCGGCGACATGGAGAACCTGGAGACCCTGGCCTTCCACCGCGAGGTCCTGGCCCACCTGGAGGACGTGCTGCGCGTGCGCCCGGAGATCGTGGTCCGCGACCAGCACCCGGACTACATGACCACCACCCTGGCCGCCGAGATCGCGGCCGAGCGCGGCCTGCCCCTGGCCGCGATCCAGCACCACTACGCCCACATTCACGCCGTGCTGGCCGAAAATCGCCACGGGGAGGCCGCCCTGGGCCTGGCCCTGGACGGCACGGGCTACGGCGAGGACCGGACCATCTGGGGCGGGGAATGCCTCTACGTGGACCCCTCGGAGCTGGAGCACCAGCGCCTGGCCCATTTCTCCACCTTCCGCCTGCCCGGCGGCGAGGCCGCCGTGCGCGAACCCTGGCGCATCGCCCAGGCTCTGCTCTGGGAACTGGGCCTGCGCGAGCCCGAGCCCTGGTGGCCCTGGCGCGCGGCCTTCGGCCCGGCCAGCGACTTCCTGCCCCAGCTCCTGGAGCGCGGGGTGAACTGCCCGATCACCACCAGCTGCGGCCGCCTCTTCGACGGCGTCTCGGCCCTGCTGGGGCTCTGCCCGGCCATCAGCTACGAGGGCCAGGCCGCCATCCTCCTGGAGAAGGTCCAGGACCTCTCCGAGACCGAGGCCTACCCCTGCCCCATGCTGGCCGACGACGACCCGGCCGTGCTGGACACCCTGACCCTCTTCCGCCACGTGCTGGACGACCTCCGCGCGGGCGTGCCGGTCCCGAGCATCGCCCGGCGCTTCCACCTGGGCCTCGTGCAGGGGCTGGCCGACCTAGCCGCCGGGTTCGCCGGGGTCCTCGGCGTGCCCTTCGTGGGCCTCTCCGGCGGGGTCATGCAGAACCTGACCCTGGCCGTGGAGCTGCCCCGGGCCCTCTGGGAGCGCGGCCTGGAACCCCTGGTCCACACCCAGCTCCCGCCCAACGACGCCTGCATCTCCCTGGGCCAGGCCGTGTACGGCCGCCGCCTGCTGCAACTGGGGAAAATATAG
- the cysQ gene encoding 3'(2'),5'-bisphosphate nucleotidase CysQ, whose translation MNPLFDPLCALARRAGQAIMEVRARGFHVEYKADHSPLTEADKASQAVLAEGLAALLPDVPVLSEEGREIPHAERRAWSRFLLVDPLDGTKEFVKELGEFCVCVALMRDGYPELGVVHAPAPDRTWFGGAGLGAFRREGDGPAVAVVVREPDPSGLVAVASRSHNTPELDAYLEKLPVRERITAGSAIKFCLLAEGSADIYARFGPTMEWDTAAGQAVVEGAGGTMTLHDGRRFFYNKESLLNPGFLALGRRTPPASR comes from the coding sequence GTGAACCCGCTGTTCGATCCGCTGTGCGCCCTGGCCCGCCGGGCCGGGCAGGCCATCATGGAGGTCCGCGCCCGGGGCTTCCACGTGGAGTACAAGGCCGACCACTCCCCGCTCACCGAGGCCGACAAGGCCTCCCAGGCCGTGCTGGCCGAGGGCCTGGCGGCCCTGCTGCCGGACGTGCCGGTGCTCTCCGAGGAGGGCCGGGAGATCCCCCACGCCGAACGCCGCGCCTGGAGCCGGTTCCTGCTCGTGGACCCGCTGGACGGGACCAAGGAGTTCGTCAAGGAGTTGGGGGAATTCTGCGTCTGCGTGGCGCTCATGCGCGACGGCTATCCCGAGCTGGGCGTGGTTCACGCCCCGGCGCCGGACCGGACCTGGTTCGGCGGCGCGGGCCTGGGGGCCTTCCGCCGCGAGGGCGACGGTCCGGCCGTGGCCGTGGTCGTGCGCGAGCCCGATCCCTCCGGGCTGGTGGCCGTGGCCAGCCGCTCGCACAACACCCCGGAACTGGACGCCTATCTGGAAAAACTGCCGGTACGCGAGCGCATCACCGCCGGGTCGGCCATCAAGTTCTGCCTGCTGGCCGAGGGCTCGGCCGACATCTACGCCCGCTTCGGGCCGACCATGGAGTGGGATACGGCCGCCGGGCAAGCCGTGGTCGAGGGCGCGGGCGGGACCATGACCCTGCACGACGGCCGCCGCTTCTTCTACAACAAGGAATCCTTGCTCAATCCCGGATTTCTCGCTCTCGGGCGTCGAACTCCGCCCGCGTCCCGCTGA
- a CDS encoding ABC transporter ATP-binding protein: protein MGKAAGSRLLVRLDGAGVTREGRALLRDAHWRPVPGQHWAVLGANGAGKTTFLRLVRGDLAPDDPGARTYLLGGRKQDTPIGLRRRVGLVTSVQQDFYTLDESGITALDAVLAGFFDTPLLYEEPTPAMRAAAQEALALMGAGRLAARPMRGLSQGQARRVLLARALAPRPDILILDEFLDGLDRRARTRALEAVDRAAARTMLLCAAHRPEDLPDCLTHALILDHGEVLASGPAPEVLPLYGADAAPADPGRWRLIPARPREKVLLRIRDAEVWLDGAPVLSDISWEVRAGENWAVLGPNGAGKSTLLRLVLALESPAAVNGPSGTVERFGLGEEEGVLAAQARMALVSPALQATYAYDLAAEEVVWSGFRGSIGLWEEPDEDERARAAEAMEFLGLTALAGRRLRSLSYGQQRKVFLARALVAAPDLLLLDEPFSGLDAASRAEARALLERLAEAGQRFLLVTHRPADMPRAVNRVLVLEEGRIAFSGTRAEFDAREREIRD, encoded by the coding sequence ATGGGAAAAGCCGCCGGATCCCGTCTTCTGGTCCGCCTGGACGGCGCGGGCGTGACCCGCGAGGGCCGCGCCCTGCTGCGCGACGCGCATTGGCGGCCCGTCCCGGGCCAGCACTGGGCCGTGCTCGGAGCCAACGGCGCGGGCAAGACCACCTTCCTGCGCCTCGTGCGCGGCGACCTGGCCCCGGACGATCCGGGCGCCCGGACCTACCTCCTGGGCGGCAGGAAACAGGACACGCCCATCGGCCTGCGCCGGCGGGTGGGGCTCGTCACCTCGGTCCAGCAGGACTTCTACACCCTGGACGAGTCCGGGATCACGGCCCTGGACGCCGTGCTCGCGGGCTTCTTCGACACCCCGCTGCTCTACGAGGAGCCGACCCCGGCCATGCGCGCGGCGGCCCAGGAGGCCCTGGCCCTCATGGGGGCCGGACGCCTGGCCGCGCGGCCCATGCGCGGCCTGTCCCAGGGACAGGCCCGGCGGGTGCTTCTGGCTCGGGCCCTGGCCCCGAGGCCGGACATCCTCATCCTGGACGAATTCCTGGACGGCCTGGACCGCCGCGCCCGGACCCGGGCCCTGGAAGCCGTGGACCGGGCCGCCGCCCGAACCATGCTCCTCTGCGCCGCGCACCGGCCCGAGGACCTGCCGGACTGCCTGACCCACGCCCTGATTCTGGACCACGGTGAAGTCCTGGCCTCGGGACCGGCTCCGGAGGTCCTGCCGCTGTATGGCGCGGACGCGGCCCCGGCGGACCCGGGCCGCTGGCGCCTCATCCCCGCGCGGCCCCGGGAGAAGGTCCTGTTGCGCATCCGCGACGCCGAGGTCTGGCTCGACGGCGCGCCGGTGCTCTCGGACATCTCCTGGGAGGTGCGCGCGGGCGAGAATTGGGCCGTGCTGGGCCCCAACGGCGCGGGCAAGTCCACGCTCCTGCGCCTGGTGCTGGCCCTGGAGAGTCCGGCGGCGGTGAACGGCCCGTCGGGCACGGTGGAGCGCTTCGGCCTGGGCGAGGAGGAGGGGGTGCTGGCGGCCCAGGCGCGCATGGCCCTGGTCTCCCCGGCGCTCCAGGCGACCTATGCCTACGACCTCGCGGCCGAAGAGGTGGTCTGGTCCGGGTTCCGGGGCAGCATCGGGCTCTGGGAGGAGCCGGACGAGGACGAGCGGGCGCGGGCCGCGGAGGCCATGGAATTCCTGGGGCTCACGGCCCTGGCCGGGCGGCGACTGCGGAGCCTGTCCTACGGTCAGCAGCGCAAGGTCTTTCTGGCCCGGGCCCTGGTGGCCGCGCCGGACCTGCTCCTCCTGGACGAGCCCTTTTCCGGCCTGGACGCCGCCTCCCGCGCCGAGGCCCGGGCCCTGCTGGAGCGCCTGGCCGAGGCCGGACAGCGTTTCCTGCTCGTGACCCATCGTCCGGCGGACATGCCCCGGGCCGTGAACCGCGTGCTCGTGCTGGAGGAGGGGCGGATCGCCTTCAGCGGGACGCGGGCGGAGTTCGACGCCCGAGAGCGAGAAATCCGGGATTGA
- a CDS encoding DUF362 domain-containing protein, with translation MPESVFLLRAPLPPGSPDEAARRLLEALAFRPAPGSRVLLKPNLVAPRNARLSCTSPAVVRAVCAALLDLGLKITLADSPAFGSAAQVARAAGLDEAVRPLGLAVRSLRRPEPLRLSFGGSIGLSRDALEQDAILNLPRLKAHAQMRVTASVKNLFGCVTGCRKALAHARIGDSGDLFARLIAEVMLALPPVATILDAVVPMHRTGPIKGDPFALGLLAASADPVALDTAVYGLLGLTPERVPLWGECRRRGLPGADPAEIDFPLEQPDAFDASGFLLPDPLEPIEFKLLRLVRGRLRSLLGR, from the coding sequence ATGCCCGAATCCGTCTTTCTCCTGCGCGCGCCCCTGCCGCCCGGGTCGCCGGACGAGGCCGCGCGCCGTCTGCTGGAGGCCCTCGCGTTCCGGCCCGCGCCCGGGTCCCGCGTGCTGCTCAAGCCGAACCTCGTGGCCCCGCGCAACGCCCGCCTGTCCTGCACGAGCCCGGCCGTGGTCCGGGCCGTGTGCGCCGCGCTCCTCGACCTGGGACTCAAAATCACCCTGGCCGACTCCCCGGCCTTCGGCTCCGCCGCCCAGGTCGCCCGCGCCGCCGGACTGGACGAGGCCGTGCGGCCCCTGGGCCTCGCGGTGCGCTCCCTGCGCCGCCCCGAGCCCCTGCGCCTGTCCTTCGGCGGGAGCATCGGCCTGTCCCGCGACGCCCTGGAGCAGGACGCCATCCTCAACCTGCCCCGGCTCAAGGCCCACGCCCAGATGCGGGTCACGGCCTCGGTGAAGAACCTCTTCGGCTGCGTGACCGGCTGCCGCAAGGCCCTGGCCCACGCCCGGATCGGCGACAGCGGCGACCTCTTCGCCCGGCTCATCGCCGAGGTCATGCTCGCCCTGCCGCCGGTGGCCACGATCCTCGACGCCGTGGTGCCCATGCACCGCACCGGCCCGATCAAGGGCGACCCCTTCGCCCTGGGCCTGCTGGCGGCCTCGGCCGATCCCGTGGCCCTGGACACCGCCGTCTACGGGCTTCTGGGGCTCACCCCCGAACGCGTGCCGCTCTGGGGCGAATGCCGTCGCCGGGGCCTGCCCGGCGCGGACCCGGCGGAGATCGACTTCCCCCTGGAGCAACCGGACGCCTTCGACGCCTCCGGCTTTCTCCTGCCTGACCCCCTGGAGCCCATCGAGTTCAAGCTCCTGCGCCTTGTCCGGGGACGCCTGAGGAGCCTTCTCGGCCGCTGA
- a CDS encoding TSUP family transporter has product MSAAWRTAVILCLCLPGLVLAAAPDLPRILGGEASPFVPTPEIPGLFVLALLLGFFGGSVSAASGACGGFLAVPALMGLGLRGVLAAGSELLALGLYGLLGGLDHLRSGKLHGRLALFLGLGALPGAAAGAFLTARLYLDNPDRSDLFMALAQILTLGALAALALRDLLRHLRGGAVKKAPPEDEEQPRRRGPKEAGGERGGAPEKTLEAEPSAGPKGFLALLRNPADPSQGAVSALIPLGLGLVSGFLLAAAGSCGGAPGLPALLGFLGFAPAPAVGAEMIQTGLAAGLATAFYAPAGLLIYTVASGLLLGLLSGLRLSKPVIRFIDPGNLKGFALAVVLAVLCNRLLTLPAILRRAGLADLPVGLDDPLHAAAGFLVFMVPLAFALWVQITLFSNLTALRHGAGITGSRARPLLLSALFTVLALALLAGMALAPARDGESLLDTVDGLLLSRLKGQGPRTGDLEARLRGLDGRSLRLDLAFPDQRQATAAAAIIAGYGFNVAPSRDRVQVPYLDTKYFALQALADAEAIYRRDGRAVLMSLGLPERPALRDLWRLCRTLEAELARKRMDESAVLYRRLLSEALEPAYNLEYVRPQTGPLGWSLFLVGCCALATLGLLWRAGGNLLLTGLGVAFLRDPVIPMPPPEEPGQPGPTEKTPSKAEAAPKAEAPKKAPAPEAQPEAAPPPQAGEAAPGPRPEAATQSTAEAPAPPATEAVPPKQAKPVAQGKATSPQQAAPTAQAEATPPKQAKSDAAQATAEQKAAPKAKPAPQTEAAPKRPGTATAPPAAGKTAPKPAPPAGAQAPRPAKKPGS; this is encoded by the coding sequence TTGTCCGCCGCATGGCGGACAGCGGTCATCCTCTGCCTCTGCCTGCCCGGTCTGGTCCTGGCCGCCGCGCCGGACCTGCCCCGGATCCTGGGCGGAGAGGCCTCCCCCTTCGTGCCCACCCCGGAAATCCCCGGCCTCTTCGTCCTGGCCCTGCTCCTCGGCTTCTTCGGCGGCTCGGTGTCCGCCGCCTCGGGGGCCTGCGGCGGCTTCCTGGCCGTGCCCGCGCTCATGGGCCTTGGCCTGCGCGGCGTGCTCGCCGCAGGCAGCGAACTGCTGGCCCTCGGCCTCTACGGCCTGCTCGGCGGCCTGGACCACCTGCGTTCGGGCAAGCTCCACGGGCGGCTGGCCCTGTTCCTGGGCCTGGGGGCGCTCCCGGGCGCGGCGGCCGGGGCCTTCCTCACCGCGCGGCTCTACCTGGACAATCCCGACCGAAGCGACCTGTTCATGGCCCTGGCCCAGATCCTGACCCTGGGCGCGCTGGCCGCCCTGGCCCTCCGCGACCTGCTGCGCCATCTGCGCGGCGGGGCGGTGAAGAAGGCCCCGCCCGAGGACGAGGAACAGCCCCGGCGGCGCGGCCCCAAGGAGGCCGGGGGCGAGCGCGGCGGCGCGCCGGAAAAGACCCTGGAGGCGGAACCATCCGCCGGGCCGAAGGGCTTCCTGGCCCTGCTTCGGAATCCGGCCGATCCCTCCCAGGGCGCGGTCTCGGCCCTCATCCCCCTGGGCCTGGGCCTCGTCTCCGGCTTTCTCCTGGCCGCCGCCGGGTCGTGCGGCGGGGCCCCGGGCCTGCCCGCCCTGCTGGGCTTCCTGGGCTTCGCCCCGGCCCCGGCCGTGGGCGCGGAGATGATCCAGACCGGCCTGGCCGCCGGACTGGCCACGGCCTTCTACGCCCCGGCCGGGCTGCTCATCTACACCGTGGCCTCGGGCCTGCTCCTGGGCCTGCTCTCCGGCCTGCGCCTGTCCAAGCCGGTGATCCGCTTCATCGACCCCGGGAACCTCAAGGGCTTCGCCCTGGCCGTGGTCCTGGCCGTGCTCTGCAACCGGCTGCTGACCCTGCCCGCGATCCTGCGCCGCGCGGGCCTCGCGGACCTGCCCGTCGGGCTGGACGACCCGCTCCACGCCGCCGCCGGGTTCCTCGTCTTCATGGTGCCCCTGGCCTTCGCCCTCTGGGTCCAGATCACGCTCTTCAGCAACCTCACGGCCCTGCGGCACGGCGCGGGCATCACCGGCTCCCGGGCCCGGCCCCTGCTCCTCTCGGCCCTGTTCACGGTCCTGGCCCTGGCCCTGCTCGCCGGAATGGCGCTGGCTCCGGCCCGAGACGGTGAAAGCCTCCTCGACACCGTGGACGGCCTGCTCCTCTCCCGGCTCAAGGGCCAGGGCCCCCGCACAGGAGACCTGGAGGCCCGGCTCCGGGGCCTGGACGGCCGGTCCCTGCGCCTGGACCTGGCCTTCCCGGACCAGCGCCAAGCCACGGCCGCCGCCGCGATCATCGCCGGATACGGCTTCAACGTCGCGCCCTCCCGCGACCGTGTCCAGGTGCCCTACCTGGACACCAAATACTTCGCCCTCCAGGCACTGGCCGACGCCGAGGCCATCTACCGCCGCGACGGACGGGCCGTGCTCATGAGCCTCGGGCTGCCGGAACGTCCGGCCCTGCGCGACCTTTGGCGGCTCTGCCGGACCCTGGAGGCGGAACTGGCCCGCAAGCGCATGGACGAGTCGGCCGTCCTCTACCGGCGGCTCCTGTCCGAGGCCCTGGAACCGGCCTACAACCTGGAATATGTGCGGCCCCAGACCGGCCCCCTGGGCTGGTCCCTGTTCCTCGTCGGCTGCTGCGCCCTGGCGACCCTGGGGCTGCTCTGGCGCGCCGGGGGCAACCTCCTGCTCACGGGCCTGGGCGTGGCCTTCCTGCGCGACCCCGTGATCCCGATGCCGCCGCCCGAAGAGCCGGGACAGCCCGGGCCCACGGAGAAGACCCCGTCCAAGGCCGAGGCCGCGCCCAAGGCCGAAGCCCCGAAGAAGGCTCCCGCGCCCGAGGCCCAGCCCGAAGCAGCGCCCCCGCCCCAGGCCGGGGAGGCGGCTCCCGGGCCGCGGCCTGAAGCCGCGACGCAATCCACGGCCGAGGCTCCCGCTCCGCCCGCGACCGAGGCTGTTCCTCCGAAGCAGGCCAAGCCCGTTGCCCAGGGCAAGGCCACTTCTCCGCAACAAGCCGCGCCTACCGCCCAGGCCGAGGCCACGCCGCCAAAGCAGGCCAAATCCGATGCGGCCCAGGCCACCGCAGAGCAGAAGGCCGCGCCCAAGGCCAAGCCCGCCCCCCAGACCGAAGCCGCGCCGAAGCGCCCCGGAACCGCGACCGCGCCTCCGGCGGCCGGGAAAACCGCCCCGAAACCCGCGCCTCCCGCCGGAGCCCAGGCGCCGCGCCCGGCCAAGAAGCCCGGCTCCTGA
- a CDS encoding class I SAM-dependent rRNA methyltransferase — MKTLLLKKNEERRIREGHCWIFSNEVDTAKTPLKAFEPGECARVEAAGGRPLGLATVNPGALICGRLVSRDARDRLDPEFFRERVRTALELRERCFDKPFYRLVFSESDFLPGLVVDRFGGLLSVQLLTAGMERAREAILEALRGVVRPAGILLKNDSRSRELEGLPKEVSVAWGEASEEVEIEENGARFAVSPASGQKTGWYYDMRANRASLLPFAAGKRVLDAFCYAGALGVAAARAGAEAVTCLDASGPALEAVARNAALNGVAGRVECMKADAFEALSAMLDQGRRFDLVSLDPPAFIQRRKDVEVGTTAYRKANRLALGLVEHGGLFLTCSCSQHLSRDDLRRVLQRAAQEARVRVRIIRQGHQDMDHPVHPAMPETDYLKGFLVQVLRD; from the coding sequence ATGAAAACGCTCCTGCTGAAAAAAAACGAAGAAAGACGTATCCGCGAGGGCCACTGCTGGATCTTCAGCAACGAGGTGGATACGGCCAAGACGCCCCTGAAGGCCTTCGAGCCCGGCGAGTGCGCCCGGGTGGAGGCCGCCGGAGGCCGTCCCCTGGGGCTGGCCACGGTCAATCCCGGGGCCCTCATCTGCGGCCGCCTCGTCAGCCGGGACGCCCGCGACCGCCTGGATCCGGAATTCTTCCGGGAACGCGTGCGGACCGCCCTGGAGCTGCGTGAGCGCTGCTTCGACAAACCCTTCTACCGGCTCGTGTTCAGCGAGTCCGACTTCCTGCCCGGGCTCGTGGTGGACCGTTTCGGCGGCCTGCTCTCGGTCCAACTCCTCACGGCGGGCATGGAGCGCGCCCGCGAGGCCATATTGGAGGCCCTGCGCGGCGTGGTCCGGCCCGCGGGCATCCTGCTCAAGAACGACTCGCGTTCCCGTGAGCTGGAGGGCCTGCCCAAGGAAGTGAGCGTGGCCTGGGGCGAGGCGTCGGAGGAGGTCGAGATCGAGGAGAACGGCGCGCGCTTCGCCGTGTCCCCGGCCTCGGGCCAGAAGACCGGCTGGTACTACGACATGCGCGCCAACCGGGCCTCCCTGCTGCCCTTCGCGGCCGGGAAACGGGTGCTGGACGCCTTCTGCTACGCCGGGGCCCTGGGCGTGGCCGCGGCCCGGGCCGGAGCCGAGGCCGTGACCTGCCTGGACGCCTCGGGACCGGCCCTGGAGGCCGTGGCCCGCAACGCCGCGCTCAACGGCGTGGCCGGGCGGGTGGAATGCATGAAGGCCGACGCCTTCGAGGCCCTGTCCGCGATGCTCGACCAGGGGCGGCGCTTCGACCTCGTCAGCCTGGACCCCCCGGCCTTCATCCAGCGCCGCAAGGACGTGGAGGTCGGCACGACGGCCTACCGCAAGGCCAACCGCCTGGCCCTGGGCCTGGTGGAGCACGGCGGGCTGTTCCTGACCTGCTCCTGCTCCCAGCACCTCTCCCGCGACGATCTGCGCCGGGTGCTCCAGCGCGCGGCCCAGGAGGCCCGGGTGCGGGTGCGGATCATCCGCCAGGGCCACCAGGACATGGACCACCCGGTGCATCCGGCCATGCCCGAGACCGACTACCTGAAGGGCTTCCTGGTCCAGGTGCTGCGCGACTGA